A single region of the Solwaraspora sp. WMMD406 genome encodes:
- a CDS encoding fumarate reductase/succinate dehydrogenase flavoprotein subunit: MTTRIERHHYDVVVIGAGGAGLRAAIEARLAGKRTAIISKSLFGKAHTVMAEGGAAAAMGNVNSRDNWQVHFRDTMRGGKFLNNFRMAELHAKESPQRIWELETYGALFDRTKDGKISQRNFGGHEYPRLAHVGDRTGLELIRTLQQKIVSLQQEDKREYGVHDARIKVFAETTITELMLEDGPDGPRVAGAFGYYRESGEFVLFEAPAVVLATGGVGKSYKVTSNSWEYTGDGHALALRAGATLINMEFLQFHPTGMVWPPSVKGILVTESVRGDGGVLRNTDGKRFMFDYVPDVFRKQYAETEEEADRWYTDPDNNRRPPELLPRDEVARAINSEVKAGRGTESGGVLLDIASRLPAEEIRRRLPSMYHQFKELADVDITKQPMEVGPTCHYVMGGVEVDPDTAAAAGRISGLFAAGEVSGGMHGSNRLGGNSLSDLLVFGKRAGEHAAAYVGELDRRPKVAPADVEEAVDQALAPLSRDTGENPYTLQQDLQAVMGDLVGIIRREGELAESLVKLTELRERVAKVSAAGGRRYNPGWHLALDLRNMLVVSECTAKAALERTESRGGHTREDHPTMAPQWRTVNLVCALDGDTVTLERKPLPTMRPELIQLFDRAELAKYLTDEELVEFDALAQDALAEEADN, from the coding sequence ATGACTACCCGAATCGAACGACACCACTACGACGTCGTGGTCATCGGTGCCGGTGGCGCCGGGCTGCGGGCGGCGATCGAGGCCCGGCTGGCCGGCAAACGTACCGCGATCATCTCCAAGTCGCTGTTCGGCAAGGCGCACACGGTGATGGCCGAGGGCGGCGCGGCGGCGGCGATGGGCAACGTCAACAGCCGCGACAACTGGCAGGTGCATTTCCGCGACACCATGCGCGGCGGCAAGTTCCTCAACAACTTCCGGATGGCCGAGCTGCACGCCAAGGAGTCACCGCAGCGGATCTGGGAGCTGGAGACGTACGGCGCGCTGTTCGACCGTACGAAGGACGGCAAGATCTCGCAGCGCAACTTCGGCGGTCACGAGTATCCGCGACTTGCCCACGTCGGTGACCGCACCGGCCTGGAGCTGATCCGTACCCTGCAGCAGAAGATCGTCTCGCTGCAACAGGAAGACAAGCGGGAGTACGGCGTCCACGACGCCCGGATCAAGGTCTTCGCCGAGACCACCATCACCGAGCTGATGCTGGAGGACGGGCCGGACGGCCCCCGGGTCGCCGGCGCGTTCGGCTACTACCGGGAGAGCGGAGAGTTCGTGCTCTTCGAGGCGCCGGCCGTGGTGCTGGCCACCGGCGGGGTCGGCAAGTCGTACAAGGTGACCTCCAACTCGTGGGAGTACACCGGCGACGGGCACGCGCTCGCCCTGCGGGCCGGCGCGACCCTGATCAACATGGAGTTCCTGCAGTTCCACCCGACCGGCATGGTCTGGCCGCCGTCGGTCAAGGGCATCCTGGTCACCGAATCGGTCCGGGGCGACGGCGGCGTGCTGCGCAACACCGACGGCAAACGGTTCATGTTCGACTACGTCCCCGACGTGTTCCGCAAGCAGTACGCGGAGACCGAGGAGGAAGCCGACCGCTGGTACACCGACCCGGACAACAACCGGCGTCCGCCGGAGCTGCTGCCCCGCGACGAGGTCGCCCGGGCGATCAACAGCGAGGTCAAGGCCGGCCGGGGTACGGAATCCGGCGGCGTGCTGCTGGACATCGCCAGCCGGCTACCGGCCGAGGAGATCCGCCGCCGGCTGCCGTCGATGTACCACCAGTTCAAGGAGCTGGCCGACGTCGACATCACCAAGCAGCCGATGGAGGTCGGACCGACCTGCCACTACGTGATGGGTGGCGTCGAGGTCGACCCGGACACCGCCGCTGCGGCCGGTCGGATCAGTGGCCTGTTCGCCGCCGGTGAGGTCTCCGGTGGCATGCACGGCTCCAACCGGCTCGGCGGCAACTCCCTGTCCGACCTGCTGGTCTTCGGCAAGCGGGCCGGCGAGCACGCTGCGGCGTACGTCGGCGAACTGGACCGGCGGCCCAAGGTGGCACCGGCCGACGTCGAGGAAGCGGTGGACCAGGCCCTGGCCCCGCTGTCGCGCGACACCGGGGAGAACCCGTACACCCTGCAGCAGGATCTGCAGGCGGTGATGGGCGACCTGGTCGGCATCATCCGGCGCGAGGGCGAGCTGGCGGAGTCGCTGGTCAAGCTGACCGAGCTGCGCGAACGGGTGGCCAAGGTGAGCGCGGCCGGCGGCCGACGCTACAACCCGGGCTGGCACCTGGCGCTGGATCTGCGCAACATGCTGGTGGTGTCGGAGTGCACCGCCAAGGCGGCGCTGGAGCGTACCGAGTCACGCGGCGGGCACACCCGCGAGGACCACCCGACGATGGCGCCGCAGTGGCGCACGGTCAACCTGGTCTGCGCGCTTGACGGCGACACGGTGACACTCGAACGCAAGCCGTTGCCCACGATGCGCCCCGAGCTGATCCAGCTCTTCGACCGGGCGGAGCTCGCCAAGTATCTGACCGACGAGGAACTCGTGGAGTTCGACGCGCTGGCACAGGACGCGCTCGCTGAGGAGGCGGACAACTGA
- a CDS encoding succinate dehydrogenase/fumarate reductase iron-sulfur subunit, whose amino-acid sequence MGTKRHFKVWRGDETGGELQDYQVEVNEGEVVLDVIHRLQATEAPDLACRWNCKAGKCGSCSMEINGMPRLGCMTRMSTFEENETISVTPLRTFPVIRDLVTDVSFNYQKSLETPAFSPPEDLAPGEYRMQQVDVERSQEFRKCIECFLCQNTCHVVRDHDDNKKAFSGPRVFIRTAELDMHPLDTRTDRKEYAQASQGLGYCNITKCCTEVCPEHIKITDNAIIPMKERVVDRRYDPLVWLGSKIFRRGHNGAADDGSTLGKSGLDQPATVAAAGRPADGDHSATADAARGVNWHRQVPRPQAAAVDEKGHLPISELAFDKPAAPSPFGEDVTFPLPDKSLNYHHPDQDR is encoded by the coding sequence ATGGGGACCAAGCGCCACTTCAAGGTGTGGCGGGGCGACGAGACCGGCGGCGAGCTGCAGGACTACCAGGTCGAGGTGAACGAGGGCGAGGTCGTCCTCGACGTCATCCACCGGCTGCAGGCGACCGAGGCTCCGGACCTGGCCTGCCGGTGGAACTGCAAGGCCGGCAAGTGCGGCTCCTGCTCGATGGAGATCAACGGCATGCCCCGGCTGGGGTGCATGACCCGGATGTCGACCTTCGAGGAGAACGAGACGATCAGCGTCACCCCGCTGCGGACCTTCCCGGTGATCCGGGACCTGGTGACCGACGTGTCGTTCAACTACCAGAAGTCGCTGGAGACGCCGGCGTTCAGCCCGCCGGAGGATCTGGCGCCGGGCGAATACCGGATGCAACAGGTCGACGTGGAACGCTCCCAGGAGTTCCGCAAGTGCATCGAGTGCTTCCTGTGTCAGAACACCTGCCACGTCGTGCGTGATCACGACGACAACAAGAAGGCGTTCTCCGGGCCACGGGTGTTCATCCGTACCGCCGAGCTGGACATGCACCCGTTGGACACCAGGACCGACCGCAAGGAGTACGCCCAGGCGTCGCAGGGTCTGGGCTACTGCAACATCACCAAGTGCTGCACCGAGGTCTGCCCGGAACACATCAAGATCACCGACAACGCGATCATCCCGATGAAGGAACGGGTCGTCGACCGGCGGTACGATCCCCTGGTGTGGCTCGGTAGCAAGATCTTCCGTCGTGGACACAACGGTGCCGCCGACGACGGGTCGACGCTCGGCAAGTCCGGCCTCGACCAGCCGGCTACCGTCGCGGCGGCCGGTCGGCCGGCCGACGGCGACCACAGTGCCACGGCCGACGCCGCGCGCGGAGTGAACTGGCACCGCCAGGTACCCCGGCCGCAGGCCGCCGCCGTGGACGAGAAGGGGCACCTGCCGATCAGCGAGTTGGCGTTCGACAAGCCGGCCGCGCCGTCGCCGTTCGGCGAGGACGTCACCTTCCCGCTGCCGGACAAGTCGCTCAACTACCACCACCCCGACCAGGACCGCTGA
- a CDS encoding (deoxy)nucleoside triphosphate pyrophosphohydrolase yields the protein MVVGAAILLDGRVLACARSHPPEVAGKWEFPGGKVEDGESEHEALIRECREELGVTVAVGDRVGADVPLARGWSVLRVYQARLRGDGRPQAFEHAALRWLSADELDDVTWLPADVPIVAALRPLLADS from the coding sequence GTGGTGGTCGGCGCCGCCATCCTGCTCGATGGCCGGGTCCTGGCCTGCGCGCGCTCCCATCCGCCGGAGGTCGCCGGCAAGTGGGAGTTTCCGGGCGGAAAGGTAGAGGACGGTGAATCGGAGCACGAAGCGCTGATCCGTGAATGCCGGGAGGAACTGGGCGTTACCGTCGCTGTCGGTGACCGAGTCGGTGCGGACGTACCGCTGGCTCGTGGCTGGTCGGTGCTGCGGGTGTATCAGGCCCGGCTGCGTGGCGACGGGCGGCCGCAGGCGTTCGAGCACGCCGCCCTGCGCTGGCTGTCCGCCGACGAGCTCGACGACGTGACCTGGCTGCCCGCCGACGTACCGATCGTGGCCGCCCTGCGGCCACTGCTCGCCGACTCGTGA